The genomic segment ATGACGGTCACGCCGATCTGCTGATGATCGTGCGACAGCGAGAAGTCCGGCCGATGCCGTCCCACGTACCCGGAGCCATCCGGCTCGACCGCTTCCCGCACCATGCGATGCCCGTGCAGATTGTGGAAGAACAGATCGCCCCGGTATTGCGGCGGGAACTCGTCGGCCTGATAGATCGTCAGCCCGCAATGGGCATGGCCGCCGCCGACATCCGAGGTGCTGTTCGGATTATCGCGAACGAGCGCCCGATTCACTTTGCCGTTCGACGCCGAGGAAAAGGTGCCGTCTCCATAATGAAGGTGATCGGCAATGGTGGGCAGATCGGCGTAGGTGTGCGGATTGAAATGCGTCCCCGCCTGCCGGAAGTAACGGGCTCCGGGAATGACGTGATACAGGTGCGGAATCACACAGGCGGTGATGAACCAGTCGCCATCTTCATTGAAGTCGACTCCCCAGGGATTGCTCGATCCGTGGGCGAACACCTCGAACTCGTGCCGCGTGGGGTGATACCGCCAGACGCCGGCGTTGATCGGAACCCGCTGATCGTCCGGCGTGCCGGGCTTGCCGACGCGGGAATGGGTGAAGACGCCGTGACAGCCATACAGCCAACCATCCGGTCCCCAGGTGAAACTGTTGAGCGTCTCGTGCGTATCCTGATACCCCCAGCCATCGAGCAGCACGACCGGCTCGGAATCAGGCACATCGTTCTGATCGCGATCCGGGTAGAACAGAAAATGCGGAGCCGCTCCGACCCAGACACCGCCGAATCCGATCTCAATGCCACTCGCCAAATTGATGTTCTCGGCGAAGACCTTGCGATTCTCAAAGCTGCCGTCGCCATCCGCATCTTCCAGAATGAGGATGCGGTCCCGCCCTTCTCCTTCCGGAGCCCGTCGCGGATAGGTGTGTCCCTCGATCACCCAGATGCGTCCTCGGGCATCGAAACACATTGCGATCGGCTGCGTCAGTTCGGGCTCAGCGGCGATTAGATCGACCGAGAACCCGTCGGGCACCTGCATGTTCTTCGCGGCTTCTTCCGGGGAAAACCCGTTTGTGTATTCTTCAACCGGGCGATGCGGGAACCGCCATTTCTCGGCGACGACCGGTTCCACTTCCGTGGACTGCACATGAATCGTCAGCCCCTTCTTGTTGGACGAGACGACATCCGGAGAGCCGTCTCCGTTTAGGTCCTGCACGGTCACTTCGGTGCCGATGCCGGAGTCGTTGTGAATCAGATGCGGCACGAACTCGACGCCGTCGTCGCCGCGCACACAGCGAAACCAGTAGACCGCGGCCGGCTCCCGCGAACCGGGATCATGCCCGTTATGGGCTTTCCAGCGTTTCCCGGTGACGATGTCCTTCACGCCATCGCCATCGACATCGACCATCTCGACGGCGTGCAGCTGGCTGACGGCAATGCCGTAAGCGTTGAGGATCGATGAGTCGCCCATGATGTCGTGGCGTTCGAATCGGGCTTCGGACTGCCGCTCGAACCAGGCCAGTCCATAGCCGTGCGCATTGAGTGAAGTCACGATATCCTGATCGCCGTCGCCATCGACATCGGCAACGTGAATCTGGGCTCCGCCCCGGCCGCATTCGCCAAGGCACCACCGCTGCATCGGCCATTGCCCCTGCGGATTCTCCGGCTGCTCCCACCAGCTGGTCCGGTCGACGATATCGAGCCGTCCGTCCTGATTGACATCGCCCACGCCCAGTCCATGTCCAAACGGTTTGGGAGCGATTCCCGTTTCCGAGATCGTGTGCCATCGCCACGGCTGCAGGGGATCGTCGCCGGCTTCGTAATACCCGTAGGCGGTGTCCCGCGAACAGACGATCTCCGGCAGGTCACCGGCAATGAGATCGACAAACGCAGGCGACTCATTCGACACCTGATCGGCGACGACGACTTTCTGCCAGGGTGTGCCTGAAGCGATGTCTCCCGGGTTGAGATACGCACGGGCCTCCCGGCCGGGAAAGCCAATCACGAGGACATCGTTCTTACCGTCGCTGTTCAGATCGACGACATGACTGAAGAAGGCGTTGCTGTACCCGGCCACCGGAAAGACCTGCGGCTCATCGATGGCAATCCGCTCTTTGAACTCCGGCCCGAGAAAGACAAAGGGGCCGCTCGTGAGATCAGCATGGCCATCGCCGTTGAGATCCCCGACCGCCGCCCCTTCAGCGTAAAACTCGCCGTGAAGCTTCGTCGTCTTCCAGCCCCGAACGTCCGCCTGCACCGGAGTGGACCAGAAGGGCATCGCACAGAACGCGACAATCACCAGCAGACGAACAAGGTTGAGCACGAGACCACTCCAGTAACAACGAATCAATTCATCCGGCAGCCGAGCCACCGCCAACGCTGTTCAATTGTCGCGATGCATCAACACCTGTAAATGAGAAATGACGCAAAAGACTTGAGAAATTTTCCGCGAGTCTCAACCTTGCTGTCGTTCATTTCGTGCTAAAAAGAACCCGACAAAGGCACGAGTTGAGACACCGGAAACCGGGATATCTCCGTCGTTGCCAGATGCTGTCCCGGCTTCTGTTCGCCCGCAACGTAGCCCAACAGCACATAATCGTCCGCGAAGGTAATCGCTGTGTAACAGTACCAGCCATCCTTAGCAGAGCGGACATTCTCGACGATCTTCCACGTCCGTCCCTCGTCGCTTGAGACCGCCATCGTCAGCGGCGTCCGGAGTTTTCGCTCTTCCGGCGGAAGCGTGTCGTGATTGTTCCAGACAGCAAGAAGCGTGTCGGTTCCGGGAATGTATTCAATTGAAGCCGGCGAGACAGGCGAGGCGAGGCCCATCGGCTTCAAGCCCGACCACGTATTGCCGCCGTCGCTGGAGTAGCTCTGGTACTGCACGCCCGCGTTGGTTCTGCACCACAGCAGCAGCCGGCCGTCCTGCAGTTCAACGACACCTGGCTCCTGTGTCACGATCCGTTTCCCGTCTCTGTTTGTCCCTTTCAGCAGTGATTCCGAAGCCTGCCAGGTCTTTCCGGAGTCGTCGGAGAAGTAACAGAGAATCTGTCCCTGCCAGTCCATCTTCTCCCAGCCGGGGCGATTGTGCAGGCACAGCGGCAGAACCAGACGACCACTCTTCAGTTGGACTACCCGATCATTGTTCAGAACGTAATAGCCGTTGTCGCTGTCGGGGATGGTCTCTGTCGGCTCGCTCCAGGTCTTCGCCTCATCGGTCGAGAACCGTAC from the Rubinisphaera margarita genome contains:
- a CDS encoding sialidase family protein; protein product: MKRFLPAVLLLLLLTAPVSAEVVLTLPPGEGNPRNSEGDFIQLEDGRLLFIYTRFTGGGSDHDKADLMSRESTDGGATWSTDDKLVVKNEGDMNVMSVSLLRLADGRIALFYLQKNSLADCRPIVRFSTDEAKTWSEPTETIPDSDNGYYVLNNDRVVQLKSGRLVLPLCLHNRPGWEKMDWQGQILCYFSDDSGKTWQASESLLKGTNRDGKRIVTQEPGVVELQDGRLLLWCRTNAGVQYQSYSSDGGNTWSGLKPMGLASPVSPASIEYIPGTDTLLAVWNNHDTLPPEERKLRTPLTMAVSSDEGRTWKIVENVRSAKDGWYCYTAITFADDYVLLGYVAGEQKPGQHLATTEISRFPVSQLVPLSGSF